From the genome of Salvia splendens isolate huo1 chromosome 7, SspV2, whole genome shotgun sequence:
ttattattattattattattatgtaatttctattttaaaaactGCTAATTAAGGTTCCTTTTTTTCATAGTGTCTTTTTATTGGTGTTCTACAGCTACGATTGACTACAAATAATTACATCAAGAAGACTAATATTATTGCACACCGCCGCATACTTTATTTTATAAGTTGTTTATTTGTCATTAAAACCAAATATTCGATcttatacacaaacaaaataaaattaacgtCAAATATTGTTGTTGGTGTAATTTATAGTATAGAAATATCAATGCAGCTCTTCTTATAGTAGTATATCATATATTGTGATTCCTCTTAGCAAGAAATCGTTACAAATTCGAAAAACAAATTTATCGTGCTCCCGCCATAAGATCGGTCGCAAAATACAATACTGTAGTACACATAAATATTCACGTAGCATAAGATTGTATCAAATTAAGAGGCTATAAAGTAGAAATCAATTAGGATGCAAAAAGTTAGGGTGAGTCCATAATTATTGAAGTTTGACAAAACATATTGAAAAATTTTGGCTTAAATGGGAGGTTGGCCACATGAACCCTTTAAGGGTATTAGCGTAACTTCGCATCTCCAAATATTTACATATATAAGAGGAGGCTTATCGAGTTTAATTACTAACAAATTTCATAACTTTTGAAGGAAAACAGAGGAAAGGGAGAGAGTGATGAGAGAAATGGTGTTATATATAGATGATTTGAGATCATCATATTCATCAAATATTTGCAGAATTTGCCACGAAGAAGAATTTGAGAGCTGCAAAAGTCTGGAGACTCCTTGTGGTTGTTCTGGCAGTGTCAAGGTATATTCATCTATATATACGTATTTTGGGGTGATCATTGAATATATTCTTGTTTTCCAGTTTGCACACAGAGATTGTGTACAGAGATGGTgcgatgaaaaaggaaatacaaTTTGCGAAATTTGCTTACAGGTGAgttttatataatatgtatatatatatatatatatatatatatatatatatatagagagagagagagagagagaggctttaatagtagtataaaactaCTGGTTTAAAATTCTTCACATTTTTGCGATTTAGAATTCGTGTTTGAGAAGCTTCTCATATTCCTTTTTTCCACTAGTTTTGCTGAGGTTCAAAAGTTTGGATTTTTCAACCCGAGTTTTTCAACTTTGTCCTTTCTCAGATATTAAAAcaaaggaagaagaaggaatttcatgttttttgttcattacatttattttcatatttagatagtagtagtataattattaATAGTGCGTGGATGTGGTTATCCAGATATAAATATACTGTGCTAAAGGGGAAAGATAGATGTTAATGTCACTATCTCAACTGAAGTTCTTGGAGTATAAataaggctgcctttttatccAGTTGAATGCTTGCTTATTTTTCTATTACTACAGTCTATGTGGAATGGGATGGGACACACCATATGTTCTTATCTACTTTTCTTTCCAAATTAATTCCCACTATTTTATAGTCTccccactttttttttattcattttgtgACGTCAGAGTTGTTAGACTTAGTAATATGGAGTATAATGAAAatgcttcttttttcttttcttttttttccatttataaatttaattacagAAATTTGAACCTGGGTACACATCGCCACCAAAGAAAATAAAGGTAATCGATGCAACAGTGACAATAAGGTATCCACTCTCCTCTCTCTCAATTAATTAATACgagtagtagtaattttatactccacttAGTATGCAACTGAAATAaggatttgtttttttttattgtttttaaatacACCGGCTTGTTCATGGCTTATTATTTAATCAGTCCTCAATTTGAGGCTAATAATTCAAAACCCATACTAtgttttttaactttttttgtcTTACTAATGTCCCACTAAGTTGGTTAttagaagaaaaataaagagataagCCTCACATcacaatttaatactactatataaagaGATAAGTTGGTTATCATGCATCATATACATCATTGTGTACATAAATATCAATGCAATAGTTGTTTTATTCATTGAATGTGACAGGGGGAGTTTGGAAGTGCCAAGAAATGagcaaggagaaaatgaaatagttGAAACAGAGCATCAATGTGAAGATGCAGATCATAGAAGCCCTTCTTTTTGCACAACACTGGCTCTAATTGTGAGTAATTTTCTGAATTATTGACTCCAATTCATAtggaaatttatataattaGCTCCTAAAATTTGAGTTTTACTACTCTTGCAGTTCACAGCTCTTCTTCTAACAAGACACTTATTTGCTATTATAACTGGAGCAGGGGATTACCCCTTTTCATTACTAACGGTAAGTAGCCATATTTTCTACCATTAAACATTTATGCATAAATATCATTCTATGCTTTAGGAAACAcccaaaagaaaataaagaataagtTGAATGTCTTGGAATGGTATTGCAGGTGCTTATAGCCAGGGCTAGTGGTATACTGGTTCCCATGTACATATTGATTAGGATTTTATCAGCACTACAGAGCAACATTAGGCATCATTATCAGGTATGTTGGATATCCTATACATATATCCATAAATATATCTACCTAGTTGCATAGTGCAAATTGTGCAATAGTTCAATAACATTTTACCTGTGTTTCAGAATGCGGATAGTGGGACAAACTccgatgaagatgaagatgaagatgaagatgaagatgaagatgaagagcaGTGGCATAGTAGTATCGACGCACAAGTTTAACCAATTCTTTGTACCTTCTGTGTATTCTTCCCTCTTTTCCAATTTTCTTTCACATATAGATGAAGATATAGAAAAGCCTTACAGAAACATAATGAAgatgacattttttttaaaattttatctgCAATTTCCAAATAAAATTGAAAGGGTGCCATAAATATGATGTGATGATTCCTTTTCATAGTTTTTCACCACTCACGAGTCACAACAATATCTGAAAGTCATTTACAACAAACTTTATAGCAACCTAGACAAGTAAAAATTGCAGTTGGAGCTCAAAACATTTCACAAAATATACTAGTAGCATTTTTTGGACAATATTCGAATAAGGGTCAAATATATTCACCAACAAGCATTGTAGCTCAACTAGCATATTGGATTAGAAAACTCAAGCTCAGAGCAAGTCATCATCGGAATGGCACTTGTACCTTTTAGCGCTCTGATGTAGATTTTCTTTCACCTGAACTCGAATTATACGGGTCAAAATTGCGCCATATGACGCGAATGGGATATTGTGTAAATCTGCAGGGTAGACTGTACAGGAAAGGTTTATACTATTGTTGTAGAAGTAAACTCGCTCTCGACTGCAGGCTAGTTAACAAGTTTATGTTCTTGCTTTCAGCAAGAGTGTGGTAGTCTGTAGTAGCTGTGATCTTTATCAAGTTTTCGATGATCAATGATGCTTTGTCTTCCCACATATGAGTGGCACCTAATTTATTGCCATAAGTTCCTTCAAACTCCTGAGACATTGCTGCAGCTTTTCGTAGCACTGTATCAGGAAGTCCTGGAAATAATAGCACCAGTAAGGGAGTGATCCTTGATGTTTTCCAGAAACTATTTCAACAGTTTACGAACCTGCTAACCGAGCAACATTAACACCATAACTTTTAGGGCATGCGCCGGGTGTCAATTTGTAAAGGAAGATTACTTCCTCAAGATCTCCGGCTCCTTTTCCGACTTGGCAAGCCATATGACGGAGGGAGACCTGTATGAATGTTTCAAGCAGGAAGGTTTACATAgagctttgaaattttttatcaaCTGTCTGCTCGAGTATCATTATTGCTTGTTTGAAAAGAGAAGATATGATTGACATACCTTAGGATCACTCTTGTAGTCAACAGCTAATCTATGATAATGCGTAGAAAACATTCCCCGGCATTGCACTGTGTGAACAAAATGTTCGAGCACTGCAGCACTGCCAAAAGAGACCAAAATACGAGATTAAGGAATGAAATATGCTTGTTCACTAAAGCCGAGAGAATTAAGGATACTTGTTTACTAGTAGTAATTTTCAACAAAAAGAGTAAGTTGCACATACGCGATAGCTTGCCCATCTGATGTTGAAGTTCCTCGTCCCAGCTCATCCAGTGCCACAAGTGAGCTGCGCGTTGCTGATGTCTATATTCATCATTGACAACAAGTTAGCATGGCAAGATTTTAAATACAGGTAGCCTCTCGTATAAGAATAAAGCCTGATTATAAATCATATAATCAATCCCTGTACCCATTGCAAACCTGAAACCTAACCCATCTAAAAGTACCTTTTCCGAACCCCAGtgacatttaattattttctcctaAACACTCCCCGTTAGGTTTGAACGTGTTAGGTACCAGGTATATCCATTGACCTATCGACAAGATCAACTCACCAGCATGGCTGCAGTTTCCAGAAGCTCTGTCAGAAATGTGCTTTGACCAGCCATAATCTGATCTTTAGCACCCATTCGAACAAATATACGGTCAAAAGGATTCAAAGCAAAACTTTCTGCAGGTACATCAGCTCCCATCTGTAGAGAATCAAAGTGAACGTGTTGATAAAGAAAGCAGAATATCTTCGAGCAGTGCTTTGGGAAAAGA
Proteins encoded in this window:
- the LOC121811346 gene encoding uncharacterized protein LOC121811346, with product MREMVLYIDDLRSSYSSNICRICHEEEFESCKSLETPCGCSGSVKFAHRDCVQRWCDEKGNTICEICLQKFEPGYTSPPKKIKVIDATVTIRGSLEVPRNEQGENEIVETEHQCEDADHRSPSFCTTLALIFTALLLTRHLFAIITGAGDYPFSLLTVLIARASGILVPMYILIRILSALQSNIRHHYQNADSGTNSDEDEDEDEDEDEDEEQWHSSIDAQV